A single window of Arcobacter venerupis DNA harbors:
- a CDS encoding ferredoxin-type protein NapF, translating to MERRELFSSLASSFKQKEKQEKILRPPYFNDEAIFLTNCTACEGLCSTACEENIIFIQEDSTPKLDFTFGGCTYCDECAKVCPNDVLKVEYKKTINAKIEIDVLSCLAWNQTMCFSCKDPCLDDAINFLAMFRPSINDKCTSCGFCLKVCPTNAIKIVS from the coding sequence ATGGAACGAAGAGAACTTTTTAGTTCTCTTGCTTCATCTTTTAAACAAAAAGAGAAACAAGAGAAAATTTTAAGACCACCTTACTTTAATGATGAAGCTATTTTTTTGACAAACTGTACAGCTTGTGAGGGATTATGTAGTACAGCTTGTGAAGAAAATATTATATTTATTCAAGAAGATTCTACTCCTAAACTTGATTTTACTTTTGGTGGTTGTACCTATTGTGATGAGTGTGCAAAAGTTTGTCCAAATGATGTATTAAAAGTTGAATATAAAAAAACTATAAATGCAAAAATAGAAATTGATGTATTATCATGTTTAGCATGGAATCAAACAATGTGTTTTTCATGTAAAGACCCCTGTTTAGATGATGCAATAAATTTTTTAGCAATGTTTAGACCAAGTATAAATGATAAGTGCACTTCATGTGGCTTTTGTTTAAAAGTTTGCCCAACAAATGCCATAAAAATTGTTTCTTAA
- a CDS encoding PAS domain-containing protein yields the protein MEFLSGNFLCETIVPKEELIVSRTDLKGNITYSNKTFAFISGYSIDELIGQPHNILRHPDMPKSIFKELWEDLKTKGSWSGIIKNKRKDDGFYWVYAEISGVYKNEILVEYKSIRTPISFKEKIEHQLKYDEMKKNAQESLRRVIYE from the coding sequence ATGGAATTCTTAAGTGGAAATTTTTTATGTGAAACTATTGTTCCAAAAGAGGAATTAATAGTTTCACGAACTGATTTAAAAGGGAATATTACTTATTCAAACAAAACATTTGCTTTTATTTCTGGTTATAGTATAGATGAACTAATCGGGCAACCTCATAATATTCTAAGACACCCTGATATGCCAAAATCCATTTTCAAAGAACTTTGGGAAGATTTAAAAACAAAAGGCTCATGGAGTGGAATTATTAAGAATAAAAGAAAAGATGATGGTTTTTATTGGGTCTATGCTGAAATTTCAGGAGTATATAAAAATGAAATTTTAGTTGAATATAAATCTATTAGGACACCTATTTCTTTTAAAGAAAAAATTGAACATCAATTAAAATATGATGAAATGAAGAAAAATGCCCAAGAAAGCCTTAGAAGAGTCATTTATGAATAA
- a CDS encoding amino acid ABC transporter substrate-binding protein — protein sequence MKILKTISLGVATLALASTISSADTLENTVKNGKLSCGLNTGLPGFAAPDSSGVWAGLDVDVCRAVAAAVLGDANKVNYAHLNAKERFTALQSGEIDVLARNTTWTASRDVSLGLNFTGVNYYDGQGFLVSKKLGVKSAKELSGATFCIQAGTTTELNLTDYFKAHKMEYTPITYDTSAQTIQGFEEGRCDALTSDASQLYGLRTQLKDPSSAIVLPEIISKEPLGIAVRQGDDKWFKIVRWTEIAMLNAEELGITSKNVDEMLKSPNPDIQRLLGVTGDIGQNLGLDPKWAYNIIKQVGNYGESFDRNVGKGSPLGIERGLNALWKDGGLQYGAPIR from the coding sequence ATGAAAATACTAAAAACAATCTCATTAGGTGTGGCAACTCTTGCACTTGCATCAACAATATCATCGGCGGATACATTAGAAAATACTGTTAAAAATGGTAAATTAAGTTGTGGTTTAAATACAGGTTTACCTGGTTTTGCTGCTCCTGATTCATCTGGAGTTTGGGCAGGTTTAGATGTAGATGTTTGTAGAGCAGTTGCAGCAGCAGTTCTTGGAGATGCTAATAAAGTTAATTATGCACATTTAAATGCAAAAGAAAGATTTACAGCTCTTCAAAGTGGTGAAATTGATGTATTAGCTAGAAATACTACTTGGACAGCATCAAGAGATGTATCATTAGGTTTAAACTTTACAGGAGTAAACTATTATGATGGTCAAGGTTTTTTAGTATCTAAGAAATTAGGTGTTAAATCTGCAAAAGAATTAAGTGGTGCAACTTTTTGTATTCAAGCAGGAACTACAACTGAACTTAACTTAACTGATTATTTTAAAGCTCATAAAATGGAATACACTCCAATTACTTATGACACATCAGCACAAACAATTCAAGGTTTTGAAGAAGGTAGATGTGATGCTTTAACTTCTGATGCTTCTCAATTATATGGATTAAGAACTCAATTAAAAGACCCAAGTTCTGCAATTGTACTTCCTGAAATTATTTCAAAAGAACCTTTAGGTATTGCTGTTAGACAAGGTGATGATAAATGGTTTAAAATTGTTAGATGGACTGAAATTGCAATGTTAAATGCAGAAGAGTTAGGTATTACTTCTAAAAATGTTGATGAAATGTTAAAAAGTCCAAATCCAGATATTCAAAGATTACTAGGAGTTACTGGTGATATTGGTCAAAATTTAGGATTAGATCCAAAATGGGCATACAATATTATTAAACAAGTTGGAAATTATGGAGAATCATTTGACAGAAATGTTGGTAAAGGTTCACCACTTGGTATTGAAAGAGGATTAAATGCCTTATGGAAAGATGGTGGTCTTCAATATGGAGCACCAATTAGATAA
- a CDS encoding amino acid ABC transporter ATP-binding protein, whose protein sequence is MSNLDYMIEMSNVNKWYGDFHVLKDINLRVKKGEKIVICGPSGSGKSTTIRCMNRLEAFQEGELYVAGLEMTEDVKRIREIRTHVGMVFQHFNLFPHLSILENLILAPTWVGKVPRKKAIETAMYYLERVKIAEQAHKFPNQLSGGQQQRVAIARCLCINPDIMLFDEPTSALDPEMIGEVLDVMTELADEGITMVCVTHEMGFAKKVADRVIFMDAGQIVEENTPKEFFENPQSDRLKLFLEQILEH, encoded by the coding sequence ATGAGTAATTTAGATTATATGATAGAGATGTCTAATGTTAATAAATGGTATGGAGATTTTCATGTACTAAAAGATATTAACTTAAGAGTAAAAAAAGGTGAAAAGATTGTAATTTGTGGACCTTCTGGTTCTGGTAAATCTACAACTATTAGATGTATGAATAGACTTGAAGCTTTCCAAGAAGGTGAATTATATGTTGCAGGTTTAGAAATGACAGAAGATGTAAAAAGAATAAGAGAGATAAGAACTCATGTTGGAATGGTATTTCAACACTTTAATCTTTTTCCACATCTTTCAATTTTAGAAAATCTTATTTTAGCTCCAACTTGGGTAGGAAAAGTTCCAAGAAAAAAAGCTATTGAAACTGCAATGTATTATCTTGAAAGAGTAAAAATTGCAGAACAAGCACATAAGTTTCCAAATCAATTATCAGGTGGTCAACAACAAAGGGTTGCAATTGCAAGATGTTTATGTATTAACCCTGATATTATGTTATTTGATGAACCAACATCTGCACTTGATCCGGAAATGATTGGAGAAGTTTTAGATGTTATGACAGAACTTGCAGATGAGGGTATTACAATGGTTTGCGTAACTCATGAAATGGGTTTTGCAAAAAAAGTTGCTGATAGAGTAATTTTTATGGATGCAGGACAAATTGTAGAAGAAAATACTCCAAAAGAGTTCTTTGAAAATCCTCAATCAGATAGATTGAAATTATTTTTGGAACAAATTTTAGAACATTAA
- a CDS encoding LysE family translocator produces MSLINIFTFAGAMFLLAVTPGPGVFATISRALASGFANASFVVLGIVIGDIVFLLLAIFGLSAIANVLGDFFILVKYLGGVYLLFLAYKILTAKETETNLQAIHELSWKKNFISGLLITLSNPKVILFYLGFLPTFINLQTLSTLDIVIISLVVTFVLGGVMLTYAYSASGARNLFKSKSAKRKMNILAGTVMMTAGGALIIKA; encoded by the coding sequence ATGTCTTTAATAAATATATTTACATTCGCAGGTGCAATGTTTTTATTAGCAGTTACTCCAGGTCCTGGGGTATTTGCTACAATTTCTAGAGCCTTAGCTTCAGGTTTCGCAAATGCTTCATTTGTAGTATTAGGAATAGTAATTGGTGATATTGTTTTTTTATTATTAGCTATTTTTGGTCTTAGTGCCATTGCAAATGTTTTAGGTGATTTTTTTATTTTAGTTAAATATTTAGGTGGAGTATATCTTCTATTTTTAGCTTATAAAATTTTAACTGCGAAAGAGACTGAAACAAATTTACAAGCTATTCATGAATTATCTTGGAAAAAGAATTTTATTTCAGGGCTTTTAATAACATTGAGTAATCCTAAAGTAATACTATTTTATTTAGGTTTTTTACCAACTTTTATAAATTTACAAACTTTAAGCACACTTGATATTGTTATTATCTCATTAGTAGTAACTTTCGTACTTGGTGGAGTAATGCTAACTTATGCCTATAGTGCAAGTGGTGCAAGAAATCTATTTAAAAGTAAAAGTGCAAAAAGAAAAATGAATATACTTGCAGGAACTGTAATGATGACAGCAGGTGGTGCGTTAATTATTAAAGCATAA
- a CDS encoding amino acid ABC transporter permease gives MAIYNKLEAKPAPKGTKGVGKWIQENLFPSVTSSLLTILSLMLLCYIIPPLLDWMAFDATWSGTKEEITNHGARWIFIYEKFNQFIYGFYPEELYWRPNFILVLFVASIVVFKKIKHIKVRAAILILFPIVSFVLLYGGLGLEVVPTTKWGGLLLTIVVAAVGIVVSFPIGIIFALGRQSKMPIIKTISVVYIEFIRGVPLITLLFMSSVILPLFFPEGMNFDKLLRALIGVTLFQAAYIAEVVRGGLQAIPKGQYEACDSIGLSYWQAMGLVILPQALKISIPNIVGSFVALFKDTTLVLIIGLFDVLAMVTLTTKDPHWLGFETEGYVFVTIIYWIICFSMSKYAQSVENRFNTDHK, from the coding sequence ATGGCAATTTATAACAAATTAGAAGCAAAACCAGCTCCTAAAGGAACAAAAGGAGTTGGTAAATGGATACAAGAGAATCTATTTCCATCTGTAACTAGTTCACTTTTAACTATTTTATCTCTTATGTTGCTTTGTTACATTATTCCACCTCTATTAGATTGGATGGCTTTTGATGCAACTTGGTCAGGAACAAAAGAAGAGATAACAAATCATGGTGCTAGATGGATTTTTATTTATGAAAAATTCAATCAATTTATATATGGATTTTATCCAGAAGAATTATACTGGAGACCAAATTTTATTTTAGTTCTTTTTGTAGCTTCAATAGTAGTATTCAAAAAAATTAAACATATTAAAGTAAGAGCAGCAATACTTATTTTATTTCCAATTGTTTCATTTGTTTTACTTTATGGAGGATTGGGTTTAGAAGTAGTTCCAACTACAAAATGGGGTGGATTATTACTAACTATTGTAGTTGCAGCTGTTGGTATTGTTGTATCTTTTCCAATAGGAATTATATTCGCTCTTGGAAGACAATCTAAAATGCCAATTATAAAAACAATAAGTGTTGTTTATATTGAATTTATTAGAGGTGTTCCTTTAATCACTTTACTATTTATGTCATCGGTAATTCTTCCATTATTTTTCCCTGAGGGTATGAATTTTGATAAATTACTAAGAGCATTAATTGGTGTTACTCTTTTTCAAGCTGCATATATAGCAGAAGTGGTTAGAGGTGGATTACAAGCTATTCCAAAAGGTCAATATGAGGCATGTGATTCAATTGGTCTTTCATATTGGCAAGCTATGGGATTAGTAATTCTTCCACAAGCACTAAAAATTTCAATTCCAAATATTGTTGGGTCTTTTGTTGCTTTATTTAAAGATACAACATTAGTTTTAATTATTGGATTATTTGATGTTTTAGCAATGGTTACATTAACTACTAAAGATCCTCATTGGTTAGGTTTTGAAACAGAGGGTTATGTTTTTGTAACCATCATTTATTGGATTATTTGTTTTAGTATGTCGAAATATGCACAATCAGTAGAAAACAGATTTAATACAGATCATAAATAA
- a CDS encoding chaperone NapD → MNISSIVVKTLPEHINEVVKSLKNCEVCDYHMHDELGRVIITIEGNGVQEELTKLRVIEAIPYVMSADMQMAYSEDELNSHLEVLENADAVPKVLNDKEIRSYDIVYNGDLKKKDLEGFSKTFDNTGK, encoded by the coding sequence ATGAATATCTCAAGTATCGTTGTAAAAACATTGCCAGAACATATAAATGAGGTTGTTAAATCTTTAAAAAATTGTGAAGTATGTGATTATCATATGCACGATGAATTAGGAAGAGTTATTATTACAATTGAAGGAAATGGTGTTCAAGAAGAGTTAACAAAACTAAGAGTAATTGAGGCAATTCCTTATGTGATGAGTGCAGATATGCAAATGGCTTATAGTGAAGATGAATTAAATTCTCACCTTGAGGTTTTAGAAAATGCAGATGCTGTTCCAAAAGTTTTAAATGATAAAGAAATAAGATCATATGATATTGTTTATAATGGTGATTTAAAGAAAAAAGATTTAGAAGGTTTTAGTAAAACATTTGATAATACAGGAAAATAA
- the napG gene encoding ferredoxin-type protein NapG, with translation MNTEQNQPLNQRRKFFLTIARATGLAILGGLTWSAYVDEVKATSLILRPPAALEENDFLANCIKCGMCVEACPFDTLKLAKPGDNKPLGTPFFIPRETPCYMCIDIPCVPVCPTNALDIKSVQNEKKELDINKAQMGVAVIDDSSCIAFWGIQCDACYRACPLLGKAITIEYSKNERTGKHAFLKPIVHTDICTGCGLCEKACVTQKAAIFVLPRKVALGRAGDYYIKGWDKKDEKRLENATSQTTKTKISKDSAINSLNNSQDMEDLLK, from the coding sequence ATGAACACAGAGCAAAACCAACCATTAAACCAAAGAAGAAAATTCTTTTTAACAATAGCAAGAGCTACAGGTTTAGCAATACTTGGTGGTTTAACATGGAGTGCCTATGTTGATGAAGTAAAAGCTACTTCATTAATATTAAGACCTCCTGCGGCTTTAGAAGAAAATGATTTTTTAGCAAATTGTATCAAATGTGGAATGTGTGTAGAAGCCTGTCCCTTTGATACTTTAAAATTAGCAAAACCAGGTGATAACAAACCTCTTGGAACTCCGTTTTTTATTCCAAGAGAAACACCTTGTTATATGTGTATTGATATACCTTGTGTACCTGTTTGTCCAACAAATGCACTTGATATTAAATCTGTACAAAATGAAAAAAAAGAGTTAGATATAAACAAAGCCCAAATGGGTGTTGCAGTTATTGATGATAGTTCATGTATTGCTTTTTGGGGAATTCAATGTGATGCTTGTTATAGAGCTTGTCCACTTTTAGGAAAAGCTATAACAATTGAATATTCAAAAAATGAAAGAACAGGAAAACACGCATTTTTAAAACCTATTGTACATACTGATATTTGTACAGGTTGTGGATTATGTGAAAAAGCCTGTGTAACTCAAAAAGCAGCAATTTTTGTTCTTCCAAGAAAAGTTGCCCTTGGACGAGCAGGAGATTATTACATCAAAGGCTGGGATAAAAAAGATGAAAAAAGATTAGAAAATGCAACAAGCCAAACAACAAAAACCAAAATTAGTAAAGATAGTGCAATTAATTCTTTAAACAATAGCCAAGATATGGAGGATTTATTAAAATGA
- the napH gene encoding quinol dehydrogenase ferredoxin subunit NapH: MIKKYRFLIARRITQITIMVLYVIANVYGIDILMGNLSSSLLFKVIPLSDPYAVIQMLFAGAIISFDILLGAFIISIFYAIIGGRAFCSWVCPVNMITDAANFLRRKFGFNQIQKKQPASRNIRYWVIAISFIISFFMGIAAFEMISPISMIHRGIIFGLGFGWATILVLFLFDLFVLKNGWCGHICPLGGFYSLIGRFSLIRVHHDSDKCTACMKCKEVCPESQVLHMVTKTSIPVLSGECTNCGRCVEVCDDDALNFSIKKFNKGE; encoded by the coding sequence ATGATAAAAAAATATAGATTCTTAATCGCTAGAAGAATTACGCAAATTACTATTATGGTTTTATATGTTATTGCAAATGTATATGGAATAGATATTTTAATGGGAAACCTAAGCTCTTCTTTGCTTTTTAAAGTTATACCTTTAAGTGATCCATATGCTGTTATTCAAATGCTTTTTGCAGGTGCGATTATATCTTTTGATATTCTTTTGGGAGCTTTTATAATCTCAATATTTTATGCAATTATTGGTGGTCGGGCTTTTTGTTCTTGGGTTTGCCCTGTAAATATGATTACAGATGCAGCAAACTTTTTGAGAAGAAAATTTGGATTTAATCAAATTCAAAAAAAACAACCAGCATCAAGAAATATAAGATATTGGGTAATTGCTATTAGTTTTATTATCTCTTTTTTTATGGGTATTGCAGCCTTTGAAATGATTTCTCCAATTTCAATGATTCATAGAGGAATCATTTTTGGATTAGGATTTGGATGGGCAACTATACTTGTACTTTTTCTTTTTGATTTGTTTGTTTTAAAAAATGGTTGGTGTGGTCATATATGTCCACTTGGTGGATTTTATTCACTGATTGGAAGATTTAGTTTAATAAGAGTTCATCATGATTCAGATAAATGCACAGCTTGTATGAAATGTAAAGAAGTTTGTCCAGAAAGTCAAGTTTTACACATGGTTACAAAAACTTCAATTCCTGTATTATCAGGGGAATGTACAAACTGTGGAAGATGTGTTGAAGTGTGCGATGATGATGCACTTAATTTTTCAATAAAAAAATTTAATAAGGGAGAATAA
- a CDS encoding nitrate reductase cytochrome c-type subunit, with protein MKLGKLTLGIITAATLLVINCSASKTVSEESLGLRTTNIYSEDTTTSDKTQYGSKPAGESTKIKRAFENAPPMIPHDVEGMLPITIDNNQCTMCHDPAVAQSMGATPIPKTHFTSFRPQTELTKDGVMLQNGKHLDNTIDIKTVEKPLDSLSGARFNCSQCHAPQSEGTKAPKNNFSSEFRSEGLNGKSNLIDTINEGVK; from the coding sequence ATGAAGTTAGGTAAATTAACTTTAGGTATCATAACAGCTGCAACACTATTAGTTATTAATTGTTCAGCTAGTAAAACTGTAAGTGAAGAATCTTTAGGATTAAGAACTACTAATATTTATTCAGAAGATACAACAACATCAGATAAAACTCAATATGGTTCAAAACCTGCAGGAGAAAGTACTAAAATAAAAAGAGCATTTGAAAATGCACCACCTATGATTCCCCATGATGTTGAGGGAATGTTACCAATTACAATTGATAATAATCAATGTACAATGTGCCATGACCCAGCTGTTGCGCAGTCTATGGGAGCAACTCCAATTCCAAAAACACACTTTACAAGTTTTAGACCTCAAACTGAACTAACAAAAGATGGTGTAATGTTACAAAATGGAAAACATCTTGATAATACTATTGATATTAAAACTGTTGAAAAACCACTTGATTCTTTATCAGGGGCAAGATTTAACTGTTCACAATGTCATGCTCCTCAATCAGAAGGAACTAAAGCACCAAAAAATAACTTCTCTTCTGAATTTAGAAGTGAGGGATTAAATGGTAAATCAAACTTGATTGATACAATTAACGAAGGTGTAAAATAA
- a CDS encoding amino acid ABC transporter permease: protein MKEHKKIAKGNVAFYNNPEIRAIIYQVLALAAILLFTYYVLHNMFVNIEKRGINTGFDFLGSEAGFGIISTLIPYTESDTYLRVFVVGILNTLLVSGIGIFFSTIIGLLVGIGRLSKNFMISKLSLIYVETFRNIPILLQILFWYNVVLAALPGPRQSLSYLDVFFLNNRGLYIPKPILESGFISVFIAFIIAIAGVVYLLKWAKKKHDETGEEFPVFWTSLVILIAGPVLVYFISGSPASLEYAELKGFNFIGGWTLTPELLALSFALSIYPATYIAEAVRAGIEAVPKGQKEAANALGLKDYVILKKVVLPQALRVIIPPVINQYLNLMKNSSLATAIGYPELVTLFAGTALNQVGQAIEIILMTMAVYLTISIVISLVMNIINAKMQIKER from the coding sequence ATGAAAGAACACAAAAAAATAGCAAAAGGTAATGTCGCCTTTTATAATAACCCAGAGATAAGAGCAATTATCTATCAAGTATTAGCTTTGGCAGCTATACTTTTATTTACCTATTATGTTTTACATAATATGTTTGTAAATATTGAAAAACGTGGGATTAATACAGGATTTGACTTTTTAGGTAGCGAAGCTGGATTTGGTATCATATCAACACTAATTCCCTATACAGAATCAGACACTTATTTAAGAGTATTTGTTGTAGGTATTTTAAACACTCTTTTAGTGTCAGGAATTGGTATATTCTTTTCAACAATTATTGGCTTACTTGTTGGTATTGGAAGATTATCAAAAAACTTTATGATTTCTAAACTTTCTTTAATTTATGTAGAAACTTTTAGAAATATTCCCATATTACTTCAAATCCTATTTTGGTACAATGTTGTATTAGCTGCACTTCCAGGTCCTAGACAATCTTTGTCTTATTTAGACGTTTTTTTCTTAAATAACAGAGGATTATATATTCCAAAACCAATTTTAGAAAGTGGATTTATTTCTGTATTTATTGCATTTATTATAGCAATTGCAGGAGTTGTTTATCTTCTTAAATGGGCAAAAAAGAAACATGATGAAACAGGTGAAGAGTTTCCAGTGTTTTGGACTTCTTTAGTAATTTTAATTGCAGGACCTGTTTTAGTTTATTTCATTAGTGGCTCACCGGCATCTTTAGAATATGCAGAACTTAAAGGTTTTAACTTTATTGGTGGATGGACATTAACTCCTGAACTTTTAGCTTTATCTTTTGCACTTAGTATTTATCCAGCAACTTATATAGCAGAAGCTGTACGTGCAGGAATTGAAGCTGTTCCAAAAGGACAAAAAGAAGCTGCAAACGCCTTAGGACTTAAAGATTATGTTATTTTAAAAAAAGTTGTTCTTCCCCAAGCATTAAGAGTTATTATTCCACCTGTTATAAATCAATACTTGAACTTGATGAAAAACTCATCACTTGCAACTGCAATTGGTTATCCAGAACTTGTAACACTATTTGCAGGAACTGCACTAAATCAAGTTGGTCAAGCAATTGAAATAATTTTAATGACAATGGCTGTTTATTTAACTATTAGTATTGTCATCTCTTTAGTAATGAATATTATTAATGCAAAAATGCAAATAAAGGAGAGATAA
- a CDS encoding WD40 repeat domain-containing protein, with protein sequence MNLLKSFLFIFLFLNLNAKDLTPTFSLLASGGVTDLVLNQNKLFAATTASSVDIFDIKTQEKIDSIKMPKIKDFLNETIESRIYSIDVLNNNILILSQGENGGRNIDIYKDGKIENITKDSERLFIAYAKFLDENHIIYALLSNQIYLYDIKNKKILKELQVSQSKFSNFKLTQNKSKIAICDESGVITLLDSKSFEILETFKYQNLDNVFQVDIKNDFILTAGQDRRAAFYNINTKDAYYKEFSFLIYSVGLSPSASLAGVSSDEENNVTIFDTKTKEDLYKLTQNKSTLSNILFINENEVIVSSDDKKINYYKIN encoded by the coding sequence ATGAACCTATTAAAAAGCTTTTTATTCATATTTTTATTTTTGAATTTAAATGCCAAAGATTTAACTCCAACATTTTCACTACTTGCAAGTGGTGGCGTAACTGATTTAGTTTTAAATCAAAACAAACTTTTTGCTGCAACAACAGCATCAAGTGTTGATATTTTTGATATAAAAACTCAAGAAAAAATTGATTCAATAAAAATGCCTAAAATAAAAGACTTTTTAAATGAGACTATTGAGTCAAGAATATATAGCATTGATGTATTAAACAATAATATTTTAATTCTTTCACAAGGTGAAAATGGTGGAAGAAATATTGATATTTATAAAGATGGAAAGATTGAAAATATTACAAAAGATTCTGAAAGATTATTTATAGCATATGCAAAGTTTTTAGATGAAAATCATATTATTTATGCCCTACTTTCTAATCAAATTTATCTTTATGATATTAAAAATAAAAAGATTTTAAAAGAGCTTCAAGTTTCTCAATCAAAATTCTCAAATTTTAAATTAACTCAAAATAAAAGCAAAATCGCAATTTGTGATGAAAGTGGAGTTATAACTTTATTAGATTCAAAAAGTTTTGAGATTCTTGAAACTTTTAAATATCAAAATCTTGATAATGTATTTCAAGTTGATATTAAAAATGATTTTATTCTAACAGCAGGACAAGATAGACGTGCTGCTTTTTACAATATAAATACAAAAGATGCTTATTATAAAGAGTTTTCTTTTTTAATTTATAGCGTAGGTTTAAGTCCCAGTGCCAGCCTTGCAGGAGTTTCAAGTGATGAAGAGAATAATGTAACTATTTTTGATACAAAAACAAAAGAAGATTTATATAAATTAACTCAAAATAAATCTACCTTATCAAATATTTTGTTCATAAATGAAAATGAAGTTATTGTGTCAAGTGATGACAAAAAAATAAACTATTATAAAATTAATTAA